A genomic segment from Methanoplanus limicola DSM 2279 encodes:
- the bcp gene encoding thioredoxin-dependent thiol peroxidase produces MADLKDGDNAPEFCLKDMKEMEVCLPVFKGKWVVLYFYPKDNTPGCSMEAETFTAMEDEFRSLNTVIVGISPDSCESHRKFAEKHSLSILLLSDPGHEVLEKYGVWKQKKMFGNSFLGVERSTFLIDPEGKIRNIWRKVRVKGHAEAVLEKVKLISG; encoded by the coding sequence ATGGCTGATTTGAAAGATGGTGATAATGCTCCCGAATTCTGTCTGAAGGATATGAAGGAGATGGAAGTCTGCCTGCCTGTATTTAAGGGAAAGTGGGTGGTCTTATATTTCTATCCGAAGGACAACACACCCGGCTGTTCAATGGAAGCTGAGACATTTACGGCTATGGAGGATGAATTCCGTTCACTTAATACGGTTATTGTTGGAATCAGTCCCGATTCCTGCGAGAGTCACAGGAAATTTGCTGAGAAGCATTCGCTTTCCATTCTGCTGCTTTCTGATCCCGGGCATGAAGTGCTTGAAAAATATGGTGTCTGGAAGCAGAAGAAGATGTTTGGCAACTCATTTCTGGGTGTTGAGAGAAGCACTTTCCTGATAGATCCGGAAGGAAAAATCAGAAATATCTGGCGTAAGGTTAGAGTAAAAGGGCATGCTGAAGCCGTTCTTGAAAAAGTTAAATTAATTTCAGGTTAA